ctcccTCGGCAAAGctggtgaatctcttgggaaagaacttgaatcttgcttggatcttgctcaaacccaaccctagaccaaggatttggagtggggaagctagggtttcactttggggagttttggagtgcttagaaggTGCTTGAGGCTAAGCTTATGCAGTTTGGCAGGGTGGATTTCCCGTTGGGGTCGAAGGGATATATACAGAGCCTcactaaaaactagccgttaggctgtttttaagtgtcctggcggactgtccgccaggactggcggacagtccgccaggaccactcgggtttgcatttttctgttcaatgcatgggttccggatttggtttatttgtgttctaccacacactttccacatcccccttgatagtacggtatacctagactaaagaaaatataaaacaaagaattatcttcgcttgaaccacatttcttgaactggtaccgttctccaattttaacgaatcgtcgggtttgcatttttctgttcaaggcatgggttGGCTTCATTTCATAATGAGCAAACCAAATAAAGTCAAAGCATCATGATGAGATAAAACCAAGATAATGTAATATCACATGATTTCACAAACATAGAAAAGCAATAAGATCACAACCATGCAAACATCATCCATAAAAAGAAATTAGAAATTACAAGccaacttagttcaaatacGATACAAGCCAAGTCTCACATAGATCCAAAGTCTCACAACGACTCTAAAGGATGGAAAGATAAGAATGCTAGGAATGCTAGGATAcaatcttctccccctttggcatcaaacaccaaaaagagaaaagacaaaTGGAAGCTCGGAGCAGTaatcactcatcatcctcatcatcatcatcatcatcatcatcatcacctacATCATAATGCTCCCACGCAGCTGGAAAGTCCCTAGGAGGAGAAGGCAGAAATGAGGGCCAATCCGTCTCCTCAATGCCAAGGTGGCGCTCAATCCTGTTGATACTCTGCTGATTTGCCCGAGCGTGAGCACGAACTACATCGTTGGTGTTGCGGCATACTTTGAAGAGAGCTTTCAAGCCAGAAATAAAGGCATTGCCTTTCCTGCGAGGACGAGTCCTAGAAGAGGAAGGCATCACCGAGGTGGAGGGCATATCCATAGTGGGCTGGGGTGGAGAGTGAGCTGATGGGGGAGACTCGCCCTCTGGTGGAAACTCTTGCTCCTTGGGAGGCTGTGGGCAATATGGGGCATGGACCGCATCATATCCAAACTCCATTCCAGTCACGGCATTAATCATCCTTTGAATGTATGGAGCATAGATAACTGGATTACTGCCATGATGGAGCATGTACCTCAACTCCGTCCAGAAAAAGTGAAAGACACTAAAGGGCGGGTGATCAAAGTCCATAGCTAGAAGAAGGTTCTTGACCGTACCATGAATCTTGGTGCGATCACCCCTCTTGGGAGTCAAGGTCTCCCGGAATATCCTGTTCATGATCTCCATATATGGACGTAGTCCATGAGTCGTCGCTATATCCGGATCCTCATCCCGATAGAGAGTCATAAGAGCTTCATCCGTTGGATTGATGTCATCGTAAATTTCCATCTCATCTAGAGTGTCATCAAGCTTAAGGATAGTAGCAAATTGCTTGTATGAAACCCAGAAGGCGCGCCCTTGAAGATTGAAGTGAATAAAGGAATTCTTGCCCTCACCTTCAAACCAAGCAGTGGAGCAAAATTGAGCAACCAACTCATTGTTCCAATTTTGATTGAGGGCCAAGAATTCATAGAGGTGTTTCCTCTCACATTCACGTATGACCAAGTCAAAGGTTGGATTATTTTTCTCACTCATTTCATCCCAATTGATGTACTTGGAGACGGTGATAGCATTCTTCTTCTCAATAAAGACGGATATGTACCAATCAGCTTGAAATTTGCTCCAAAACCTCCTATCCGTGATGTACTTCTCATAATCATAaggattttcctttctttccttaaATGCAGCACCtctttgctttgtggtgtaaTCCACTCGCTTCACTCCAGGGTCACCGAAGTTGATCCTTGTGTACTCCGGTCTGTGCATGATATACTTCCGGTAGGGTTGGAGTGGAGGGTACTCATCAAAGATAGGAACCTCCTCTTGAGGCACATCACCTTGTGGTTGAGCAGCTCTTTGGTAGCTACGCCTGGGTGCCGCATGGCTAGGACCGCCCATTTGCCCAAGCTCGACTCATTGAAATTTTGGGCGTTGGCTTCCTTTTGCGCTTAGGTGGAGGAACGACTTCAATTTCATCGGAATCGGAGTTGGAGACGggatcatgcaagaacttggtcCTCCTCTCATGCACCATCTGTACATGTATAGTAAGTATACtgcttgattagaagtaatgaAAGAACGGGTGGATACAAACAAAGGATTATGCAGTAACAATCAAGactgagaggtcctggcggacagtctccgccaggacctctcggTTTTGAATGTTCCCGCGAAAACATGTGATGTCAAGAATTAATCCAATGGggctcaaactttgtaggcacattctagatgataatggaagcctagacttaaattttgaacaacaaTGAGTGGATAGATTGGGAGATCGACTTGAATAAAGGTTTAGGTTATGAAATGAACATGAACATGTGAACTAAAGATTTAGCCATCCATTCTTCAAGATTTTCAAGGAATAGCACGCTCTACCTAGCAGGAAACAATAGCTAAAAGCATTCCTCAAGATATGCATCGAGTAGAGAGATCGATGGAGGATTGCATATACCTTGTTCTTGCCCTAGGATGAATGGAAGTGCTTCCAAAGGATTGGAAACAAGGGGAGAAGGTTCTTGCAGCCTGTGGAGGGGCTCCTTCGCCGTGGACCTTGCGGAGGAACCGAATCCTTGGCTCCACGGACAATGGGGGGCAATGGGGGGTGTTGTCCGTGGGGAAGGAGGAGAGAGTGAGAGGAGCTAGTTGTGTTATGTGGATGAAGAGAGATAGAGGAGCTTAATCCAAGAGGTATAGAGGGTTTTGGACAGCCTCCCACGGACATAACACGATGGGCCCACGAAGAGATAGTTGGATGGAAGAAAAATGATAAGTTCTGCTGGCTGACCCCGAGAggtactggcggacagtccgccagtactggcggactgtccgccaggacctctcagccagccaaaaaaatattttatttgccAAGTGTCGGTcagctgacactcggcaaatacaccctttgccgagtgccaaaaatcaagcactcggcaaagataacggcgtttagggtttagggtttagggtttagggtatctgtttgccgagtgttaggctctcggcaaaatattttatgccgagtgtttttttttgCCGAgagcgacactcggcaaagaatatgtttgccgagtgcccgaaataTAGCGCTCGGCAAACCTTTTCACCCTCGGCAAATCTGGTCTCTCCGGTAGTGATCACTGGACCACTTACAGATTCTTTCATGCGCACGATCTAACGGGCCCCGGTCACCCAACCTTCCAAGCTATTTCTATTGAAGGATGAATTGTGTAACTTTGCTCTTTTTAGCTGCAGTCTGATAAGACCAGAGCAGAGATGTGTCTTGATCCATCACAATGCTTGACTGACTTGTATGCTGGGCGCTTTCGGCAAAGGTCACCACCAATAGTACATTTCCCACTAAGCCTGTTTTTCCCTGCACCGTAGATTTACTTTGCTTGCGTTACCATTGCACACGAATCATTCACTCGATCTTATCACAATGGAATGAAAAAGTAACTGGAAAAAGATATGCAGGTGTAGTGTTGCATGGTCTATATATATCTCCCTTGGTGGTAACATGAAGCTTGTACAAATTGTATAGCTTAGTTAGGGAGCTAGCTGCAGGTGAGTTTGAAGGAACACAACAGCCAAACAACTTGCAGACGAATGGAAGATCAACAAGGTGACAACGAATGTTCTCCCCTAGATCCTCTCAGTTTTGTTGTTTTCCGGCCAGTAGAATGGGAGCACTAATAGCCAATTGTTGTAGTTGACGAATGACACTATCTTGCTGACTGATTTCCTGCAGATCCATCACCTGGCGACCCTCATGCCATTGTTGTGGACATCCCTTCCCTCTCCCGAGCATTGGAGCTGGAGCTAGCTGTGCGGCGCCAACACCGCGGCAGTGGTTCTCAGTCTTGCACCCTTAACATCGGCAAGGTGTATGACCTGACCCGCAACGTCGACGAGCACGAGTACGATCCGCACTACGTCTCCATTGGCCCCTACCACCGGAAAAGGATCCCGAACATCATCAGGGAGGACGATAAGCTGGCAAGCCTCAATAACGTTCTTAGCCAGGCGAGCCCCGGTACTACGGTGCAGAAGTACCTCACCGAGTTGGCTCCCGTCGAAGGCCGTGCGAGGAGCTTCTATGCCCACTGGTTCAGTAACATGAGCAGCAAGGAGTTCCTGCGCATGCTGCTTCTCGACGCCTGCTTCGTGATCGACAGGTTTGGCGACATGACCACCGAGAACATCAGTTCACCTGGTGCCAATGGATCTGCGCAGAGCAGCCCAGCACCGGCAGCAGGTGACGGTTCGCCAATTGCCAATGGGCACGGGCAAGACGGTCACCAAGACAGAAGCACTGCATCGGCATCAGGGGGCGGCAACAAGCTGGAGACTGGATGGATGGTGCGGGATGTGTTGTACCTCGCAGAGAATCAGATACCATATTTCGTCATCGACAAGATCCACAATCTAACCTTTTCAGGTGGCCGAGCTCCAGTGGTGAAGGCGATCGCAGGGTGCATCTCCTGCATCCTGCAGAAGCAGCAATACTCGATGGGGACGGTGGAGGACGACGCTCCGCCGCCAGGCAACCTCCTGCACCTTCTGTACAGGCATTTCTTGAAACCTGATACTgtatcatcgtcgtcgtcacgAACCGACGAGCCTGTAAGCAGGTGCCGCACAGCCATGGAGTACCACATCAACGGCGTGAACCTCAAGAGCTGCCTCGTCGGCGGCATCGGTGGAACCCGCAGCATCCTCGAGGTGATGCTGGACAGAGCCAGTGGAACGCTGGTGGTGCCCCGCCTGAACATCGACGGCGATACATGGCGGATCCTGCGCAACTTGATGGCGCTCGAGCAACAGAACCCCGCCGTCGGGAGCCACGTGACGGCGTACTGCATCTTCATGTCCCAGTTGGCGTGCACCGCGGCGGACGTGGAGTTCCTGTCGAGGAGAGGGGTCATCGACCACCGCCTTGGGAACCACGGCGAGGTCGCCGCCTGCTTCTCCGACCTCTGCAAGGGGATCGTGTTCGACGCCGACGACCCTGGCTTCAACTACCTGAGGGGGACGTGCCAGGAGCTCGACGAACTGTACCGCAGCCGCCGGCGACGGTGGATGGCGCTGCTACGGCACAAGTACTCCGCCAACCCATGGCTTGTCGTTGGGGTCATGGCGGCGGCACTCGGCCTACTTTGCGCCATTGTCCAATCAATTTACGCTGTTTTGAGTTACAATCACGGAGCAGCGAAGTAGAAATATAAATTCTAGAAGTGCGTAGGGTGGTAAAGggttttaaattttaaattttagacTAGATGATCTAAAGACGGATCTTAAAAGAGCCAAATTTtaattttatataattttaagtTAAAAATATATATGGCTAACTCGGATCATGACGAGCGCACCAGGACTGTACGATCCGTTGCCACCCGTATTATGCTGGCGTAGGGATTGAACGAGTCTAGACTGTTCGGATGTATGTTGTAAGTCACGTGTGCCTCCCATGTAGCCAATAGGCGTGTGCGGCCAGTCATGAAAAAGTTTGCAGTGTTACATATGTACAGTGGTACGTGAGTTGAATGGAGGTGTGTTGTAAAAAGTATCTGGCCTCATAGTCTATTAATCCCAGGTTGCAATGTGGGTAGGGTATATATAATGCTCATGGCGGTGCCCCTGAAATGTGAAAAACAAAAACCCTGCCTTTGACTGCTCCAACCGAAGAAAATGTCATCTCACCTACAGGGCGAAGACCCGTTGTCCGTACACGGCCTCAATATGCATGCTTAAACTTTCAACCACCAGTGCGGCCTCCACTCCGTTAATCAGACACCATGAATCACACACACCAATATCGACATTGTTGCTTAATCGAACCAAACCTACTTACAAAAAGAATCTGCATCCGTACAAAATCCAAAGCCTCTTCGCATAGGCAAGAGGCGTGCACTATGCTAGCAACAGTTCCAAATTTTGGTTTAGAACTTATAAAGTGGATGGCTTGAGTAGCTtatattattcaaattacatTAGCCAAAGTACATACTGCAGAAAGGATCAAATAGCAGTCAGGGAAAACTATATTTTGTCGAATTTCTTGTGACACTGCTGAACAAAAGCACTGCCGTACAGTTACCCCCACTGAACCACTGATCTGTTCCTCCTTCACATCATCTTTTTCAGCTTCTTCCTCACAAGACAGGAGAGAGGTACCTTTAAGCCGTCCTTCACTTACTTTGTAGGCTCTAGTGCTTTTTATGCCAATTGGACAATAAGAGTACCTTTCAAACAAGCATTATATACAGTAAAAGTGCACACTTATGCGTGAGCGTGACACTTGTGTTAATCATTTAGAGCCCACAACTATGAAGGTGCCATGGACGTGCATCATCTATACCTTGAGCGTATCTTGAACCATACAATAGTTGCTAGTGGTTAAGCAAGAGGCAGGCGAATCGATCCACACCCCCAGTCCCTCAGGAGGGACGATGAGAAGCCTTAAGAGTTATGCACAGGCTAGCTGCTCGTATATACGCTGATGCGTTTAGCATGGAATATAGGTTTATGACGCCTCGAGGTCTGTTTGGTCTATTACCCAGCGTTGTGAGACTTTAGATGGCACCAAGATTCATGCGACCAAACCATAACACTCGTGTTACAACTACAAGCTTCATTTCAAGtgaattcaaaaactgaacTTGTTTTAATTAGTACAAAAAATATGATAGGAAATTAAGTATAAAAAGAGAACCCAGTGTGTTTGACTTCCCACAACAAGCCAAGACTGAAACACCGATTAATAGTACTACCTCCATCCCAAAATATAGCTAGTTTTAAATTTTCTTCAAGTCAAACCTTTTAAACTTTGACTGTAGAtagtaaaaaaattataaagatTGACAACataaaaatgataaaaatgatATTAGTTTGTTCATAATGAAACCAGCTATCGTAATATGTAACTTTTCTATTTAAAAGTAATTATATTTGAAGATATTATTGGTCAAAGATAAAAATATTTGAATGTGACCAAGTCAAAAAGTTATTATATTTTAGGATAGAAGTAGTAGTTTTTAATTATATGGCAGTTTTCAATAATCAAGCATTACCCTCTGCTTGGTGAGTCAAGTGTCCAAGAAACTTTAATTCTTACAATAATTGATATTCTGTAAAACTGTAAGAATACATGAAATATATCGGTGGCTCGGTCCTAATCATCTGGATCAGTGGCATAGTTTCAAAATAGCCAGCTATAGTCTCAGCTATCTCCTGCTATAGCTGATTGGGGAGAGTGCCACTCCTAATCATCTCCTAATCATCCGGATTAGTGGCATAGTTTCAAAATAGCCATCTGTAGCCTCCACTATCTCCCATTATACATTATGTAAGACAGCTTTATAGGAGACGCGGGTTAATTCACATAGGAGATGTGTTTTTTTTCGCGTGTCCATATTTACGTCTCTGATGCGAAGTCATAGAAGACGCGCACATAGGAGATGCGGGTTAACACTATGACTTCACAAAGGGGAGGCCGGTTGCCAACCCGCATCTCCTACGATgaattaaaaataaaaaaataaaaaagaggaCAGAATATACCCTTTATATTTCACATATACACATGTTTAACCCATTCTTTACATCATAAATTCACAAGCTTTATCCACTATATACATTACAAATGCAGTCCTAATCTATTGAGCTGATACAAATCCACACAATACAACAAGTGATTTGAAGAGATTCCTGATGTCCCATACTCTGCATGTCTTGTCTTGATCTCCAGTGGTGAATGTTCGGCCATCTAGGTTCCATGCTGTTGCGAAGGAGCAATCTAAATGGCCACGGAGATAGACAATCAAAGAATTAGGTGAAGGCTAAAACATTCACAGGCCAAGCAAATTGGAAGTTATTGCAGGTTTGAAACTTTTCCATGTTAAATTCTCTAACTGCGCAATCATTGTTTGAGGCCAAGAAGTGTAGAGAACCACTACAAAGATGAAGGCAAAATACATGATTAGGTTGGCATTCACAGTTAACAATTCCTTGAAATCAATTAATGATTTGCCAGCAGAAAAGAAAGTACCTAGGTTTCTCCTATATCTCCAAAGATTAGTAATACCATTGTCATCATTTGATGACTTACAACAATAGCTTATTCCTCGACGATCCAAAAACTGTGTTCCCCAGGCCAACAAATTGGCATCAGACCCTGATTATAATTGCTTGGCAGAAATGAGGAAGGAGGTGAGGATGGAAAAGAAATGCCTTGCATATACCTTGCTGTGACAGACGGATTCGCATctatgaactagaactattaaTCTATTATACTAGCTTGCGTTTTTCAAGCTCAAGTTATTGAAGTTCTACTTGCATTCTAGAAAGGAGACTTAATAATTTGCAACAATAGCACTTGAGAGTAAAATGGTGGA
The Panicum hallii strain FIL2 chromosome 6, PHallii_v3.1, whole genome shotgun sequence genome window above contains:
- the LOC112897116 gene encoding uncharacterized protein LOC112897116: MEDQQDPSPGDPHAIVVDIPSLSRALELELAVRRQHRGSGSQSCTLNIGKVYDLTRNVDEHEYDPHYVSIGPYHRKRIPNIIREDDKLASLNNVLSQASPGTTVQKYLTELAPVEGRARSFYAHWFSNMSSKEFLRMLLLDACFVIDRFGDMTTENISSPGANGSAQSSPAPAAGDGSPIANGHGQDGHQDRSTASASGGGNKLETGWMVRDVLYLAENQIPYFVIDKIHNLTFSGGRAPVVKAIAGCISCILQKQQYSMGTVEDDAPPPGNLLHLLYRHFLKPDTVSSSSSRTDEPVSRCRTAMEYHINGVNLKSCLVGGIGGTRSILEVMLDRASGTLVVPRLNIDGDTWRILRNLMALEQQNPAVGSHVTAYCIFMSQLACTAADVEFLSRRGVIDHRLGNHGEVAACFSDLCKGIVFDADDPGFNYLRGTCQELDELYRSRRRRWMALLRHKYSANPWLVVGVMAAALGLLCAIVQSIYAVLSYNHGAAK